Proteins from a genomic interval of Corynebacterium deserti GIMN1.010:
- the smc gene encoding chromosome segregation protein SMC, whose translation MYLKSLTLKGFKSFASATTLKFEPGICAVVGPNGSGKSNVVDALAWVMGEGSAKTLRGGKMEDVIFAGAGERKPLGRAEVTLTIDNSDGALPIEYAEVSVTRRMFRDGASEYEINGAKARLMDIQELLSDSGIGREMHIMVGQGKLAEILESRPEERRAYIEEAAGVLKHRRRKEKAQRKLQGMQVNLDRLQDLTHELAKQLKPLARQAEAAQRAATVQADLRDARFQIAGFEIVRLSEKLETSTEREKMIREQAEAAQEQLEEATTTQMELETELAEVTPMAEAAQQLWFDLSSLAERVSATMRIAADRASSAGADTAYAGQDPDDLLRRAEVADKELQELDMVVEMAEERLNSVREDAEEKAQQARDAEREHLAQVRAISDRREGVVRLLASEESLRTQLTSAEDEAERLAEQLEEFIGRILDVERERRLMQERKQGLDSERAPLEEALIEATHEAEAAEARLEELRANRSELEKAVSRLQSRIDTLEQSRPRSSAAEVVDYPQIATKLKAAKNVDKALAAALGAHAEALTGEVTEGLVDKLFNAGVPRTIIVDGRRTSGAWRLDADLPAGTSWLLDHVELDSAIAGPLNRVLADVVLVDAPATGHAVVEDDPRLRAVTRDGVLIGAGWIQVGTETSTVEISAHVEDARVELEATTALLDDIAGTFDGARKAAESTRVDVAARKAALREMDLSLEATKRDLARLDKQHEAAQSEQSRHAARLSAAEERREQLRGQLDEILDRLARVEDEEEVDEPSTLARDQANAELQQIRAMEMEARLALRTAEERAGQQRGKGDNLRRQAEQERQAKIRHEQAMEARRRRAKLATVVHAGARDVSERVSAALAQAAQLRDERNQEKALLTTQVARAKDAVSAARQQLNRLSDNAHSMELARSQAQVRMEEAVTKITEQLGIPVVELLRDYTPDEDFDEKFQRARLKQAEKDLAALGKVNPLALEEFKALEERYEFLSTQLADVEQARADLTGVIEEVDAKILQLFTDAWNDVEAEFPKVFNTLFPGGEGKLILTEPDDLLATGIEVEARPPGKRVKRLSLLSGGEKSLTALAMLVAIFRARPSPFYVMDEVEAALDDVNLRRLIALFEELRRDSQLIVITHQKPTMDVANVLYGVTMRGDGVTRVISQRMEPASAMEKSS comes from the coding sequence ATGTATCTGAAATCGTTGACGCTCAAGGGGTTTAAGTCTTTCGCGTCTGCGACGACCCTAAAATTTGAGCCAGGCATTTGTGCTGTTGTTGGCCCGAATGGTTCGGGAAAATCTAATGTGGTGGATGCTCTTGCCTGGGTGATGGGTGAGGGCTCGGCAAAGACCCTGCGTGGCGGCAAGATGGAAGACGTCATCTTTGCTGGCGCGGGCGAACGTAAGCCGTTGGGACGTGCAGAAGTCACCCTCACTATTGATAACTCTGACGGTGCTCTGCCCATTGAGTACGCCGAAGTGTCGGTGACTAGGCGAATGTTCCGTGATGGTGCGAGTGAATATGAAATCAACGGGGCTAAAGCCCGCTTGATGGATATTCAGGAGCTGTTGTCTGATTCCGGTATTGGCCGTGAAATGCACATCATGGTCGGACAGGGGAAGCTCGCTGAGATTCTGGAATCTCGCCCTGAGGAACGTCGCGCCTATATAGAAGAGGCTGCGGGTGTGTTGAAGCACCGCCGCAGGAAGGAAAAAGCTCAGCGTAAGTTGCAGGGCATGCAGGTTAACTTGGATCGTCTCCAAGATTTGACCCATGAGTTGGCAAAACAGTTAAAGCCGTTGGCACGGCAGGCGGAGGCTGCGCAGCGCGCAGCAACCGTGCAGGCTGATTTGCGTGACGCGAGGTTCCAAATCGCTGGATTTGAGATCGTTCGGTTGTCGGAGAAGCTGGAGACCTCCACCGAGCGGGAGAAGATGATCCGCGAGCAGGCCGAGGCTGCGCAGGAGCAGTTGGAGGAAGCCACCACCACTCAGATGGAGCTGGAAACTGAGCTTGCTGAGGTCACACCGATGGCCGAAGCAGCACAGCAATTGTGGTTTGATCTGTCCTCGCTGGCCGAGCGGGTGTCAGCAACCATGCGTATCGCTGCTGATCGCGCGAGTTCTGCCGGTGCAGATACTGCCTATGCAGGCCAAGATCCTGATGATCTGCTGCGTCGAGCAGAAGTTGCAGATAAAGAGCTTCAAGAGCTCGACATGGTTGTGGAGATGGCAGAAGAACGCCTCAACTCGGTGCGTGAGGATGCTGAGGAGAAAGCGCAGCAGGCTCGCGACGCTGAGCGGGAGCACTTGGCGCAGGTCCGTGCGATTTCTGATCGTCGTGAAGGTGTTGTGCGTTTGCTGGCATCGGAAGAATCCTTGCGCACGCAGCTTACTTCTGCGGAGGATGAAGCAGAGCGTTTGGCTGAGCAATTGGAAGAGTTCATCGGACGCATTCTCGATGTCGAGCGCGAGCGTCGCCTCATGCAGGAACGCAAGCAGGGATTAGACTCTGAGCGCGCACCACTGGAGGAAGCACTCATCGAGGCAACCCATGAGGCGGAAGCTGCGGAAGCGCGCCTGGAGGAGCTGCGCGCCAATAGAAGTGAGCTGGAAAAAGCTGTCTCGAGGTTGCAGTCACGCATCGACACCCTTGAGCAGAGTCGTCCGCGGTCTAGTGCTGCTGAAGTGGTGGATTACCCGCAGATCGCGACGAAGTTGAAGGCGGCAAAAAACGTCGATAAGGCTCTCGCTGCGGCCTTGGGCGCGCATGCTGAGGCGTTGACCGGTGAGGTTACGGAAGGGCTCGTCGACAAGCTTTTTAATGCCGGTGTGCCGCGCACCATTATTGTTGACGGCCGCCGTACCTCCGGCGCGTGGCGCCTGGATGCTGATTTACCTGCAGGAACCAGTTGGCTACTGGACCACGTTGAGCTGGATTCGGCGATTGCTGGTCCACTTAACCGGGTGCTTGCCGACGTTGTGCTTGTCGACGCCCCCGCCACCGGCCACGCTGTCGTCGAGGACGACCCCCGCCTGCGCGCCGTAACGCGCGACGGTGTATTGATTGGCGCCGGGTGGATTCAAGTGGGCACCGAAACCTCAACCGTGGAAATCTCCGCGCATGTCGAGGACGCCCGCGTGGAGCTTGAGGCCACAACTGCCCTGCTTGATGACATCGCCGGCACCTTTGACGGCGCCCGTAAGGCAGCTGAGAGCACCCGCGTGGATGTTGCAGCACGCAAAGCGGCGCTGCGGGAAATGGATTTGTCCTTGGAAGCCACCAAGCGTGATCTCGCGCGTTTGGACAAGCAACATGAGGCTGCGCAGTCTGAACAATCCCGCCATGCCGCGCGTTTAAGTGCCGCCGAGGAACGCCGCGAGCAATTGCGCGGCCAACTTGATGAAATCTTGGATCGACTTGCGCGCGTTGAGGACGAAGAAGAGGTCGACGAGCCATCGACTCTTGCCCGCGACCAAGCAAACGCCGAGCTTCAGCAAATCCGTGCGATGGAAATGGAAGCTCGCTTGGCACTGCGCACCGCTGAAGAGCGCGCCGGGCAACAGCGGGGTAAGGGCGATAATTTGCGCCGCCAAGCGGAGCAGGAACGGCAGGCAAAAATCCGCCATGAGCAGGCGATGGAAGCGCGTCGTCGGCGAGCGAAGTTGGCCACCGTTGTGCACGCTGGTGCCCGAGATGTCTCTGAACGTGTGTCTGCTGCGTTGGCGCAGGCTGCCCAATTGCGTGATGAGCGCAACCAAGAAAAAGCCCTGCTGACCACCCAGGTTGCTCGCGCCAAAGATGCAGTCAGTGCTGCGCGCCAACAGCTCAACCGACTCAGTGATAATGCGCATTCCATGGAACTTGCCCGCAGCCAGGCGCAGGTGCGTATGGAAGAAGCGGTCACAAAAATCACTGAGCAATTAGGCATCCCCGTTGTGGAGCTGCTGCGCGATTACACCCCTGATGAGGACTTCGACGAGAAGTTCCAGCGTGCACGCCTGAAACAAGCGGAAAAAGACTTAGCTGCATTGGGCAAAGTCAACCCGTTGGCGTTGGAAGAATTCAAAGCATTAGAAGAGCGCTATGAGTTCCTCTCCACCCAGCTTGCCGACGTGGAACAAGCCCGCGCCGACCTCACCGGAGTGATCGAAGAAGTAGACGCAAAAATTCTTCAGCTGTTCACCGACGCCTGGAACGACGTCGAAGCAGAATTCCCCAAGGTCTTCAACACGCTGTTTCCCGGTGGCGAAGGCAAGCTCATTCTCACCGAGCCCGATGATCTTTTGGCCACCGGCATCGAAGTGGAAGCCCGACCACCCGGAAAGCGCGTCAAGCGACTGTCTTTGCTTTCCGGTGGCGAAAAATCACTGACGGCTCTGGCCATGCTCGTGGCCATCTTCCGTGCGCGTCCCAGCCCCTTCTATGTCATGGACGAGGTCGAGGCAGCGCTTGATGATGTCAACCTGCGTCGCCTCATCGCCTTGTTTGAAGAGCTGCGCCGTGACTCCCAGCTCATCGTGATCACGCACCAAAAGCCAACGATGGATGTGGCCAACGTGCTCTATGGCGTGACCATGCGTGGCGATGGTGTGACCCGCGTTATTTCTCAACGCATGGAGCCAGCATCAGCGATGGAAAAGAGCTCGTAG
- a CDS encoding acylphosphatase — protein MTDVRLTAFVHGHVQGVGFRWWTRSQAKELELNGSATNLIDGRVCVVAEGPRETCEQLLTRLKENTSGYGRPGRVNTVIENWSEPRGLKGFVER, from the coding sequence ATGACTGATGTTCGTTTGACCGCATTTGTTCATGGACACGTCCAAGGTGTGGGATTTAGGTGGTGGACCAGAAGCCAGGCAAAAGAGCTCGAGCTGAATGGGTCGGCCACCAACCTCATCGATGGTCGCGTATGCGTTGTGGCCGAAGGGCCCCGGGAAACGTGCGAACAATTGCTCACCCGATTGAAGGAAAATACCAGCGGTTATGGTCGCCCGGGGCGCGTGAACACAGTAATTGAGAATTGGAGCGAGCCGCGTGGGCTGAAGGGCTTTGTGGAGCGCTAG
- a CDS encoding alpha/beta hydrolase has protein sequence MTTPTLVYLHGVGQGDLQQEWKANLSATLTRIGYPDLSDVTVITPVYADELKEHSDTQRSLALRPLRKDRGSNSTHVFDFERRIAAMEHRLGRHNRGAGGAFPQAVVNASVALPIFAQARNYVNNTQIRAQVHKCIVDQLPTEGDIVILGHSLGSVIAADLLLRLPEGLTVKGLATIGSPLSNENFNVDDIAKHLKTPPSNLSWWVNFWSGSDPVAAKRGVSTTIPWVLDFRIKTPLIPGPAHSSRKYCADEAVAEAIGFGLFGSRSKEIVLAEKNLKLPLDDTEIFVLQALRYGYLISTRLKGDDARRYAYALRETQARMVAEIKERNARENKPVPAEISWLDFDIADPEADAPIPKKSPYMPKVQAYERLLELVGHNLLQPFEIEVSEKIKREALEDFTSETYLGSPLGMEIYQALHEAEQIVSVAPKTNWRRWGAFGVGAAALTVATGGLALAAAPGVVGAAAITSALASFGPGGMIGGIVTAGTLATVGGGSFTVGALSSVNSSEEVEAMVVHRLSLALLWEANGVDRVQEIWDELANAERTLNRDYTRLKNVSDSSSPILKDCEQQLHTVTRALKYLGDHGMGPGGDLPEKETENAEAEEGTQEPKSVVAPLVKILSKKHETEG, from the coding sequence GTGACCACCCCAACTCTTGTGTATCTGCACGGAGTCGGACAGGGCGATCTCCAGCAAGAATGGAAAGCCAATCTTTCAGCGACGCTCACGAGGATTGGTTATCCCGATCTTTCTGACGTCACGGTGATTACTCCGGTTTATGCGGATGAGCTTAAAGAACACAGCGATACTCAGCGCAGCCTCGCTTTAAGGCCTCTGCGTAAAGATCGTGGAAGCAACTCCACCCACGTGTTTGATTTTGAGCGCCGCATTGCCGCGATGGAACATCGACTGGGCAGGCACAATCGGGGAGCTGGAGGTGCGTTTCCCCAAGCGGTGGTTAACGCCAGCGTCGCATTGCCGATTTTTGCCCAGGCTCGCAATTACGTCAACAACACTCAAATCCGGGCTCAGGTGCACAAATGCATCGTGGATCAATTGCCAACGGAAGGTGACATCGTCATTTTGGGGCACAGCTTGGGATCTGTCATTGCTGCCGATCTCTTGCTTCGTTTGCCAGAAGGGCTTACCGTCAAGGGGCTTGCCACCATTGGCAGCCCGTTGTCCAATGAAAATTTCAATGTCGATGACATCGCAAAGCACCTGAAAACCCCTCCAAGTAACCTGTCGTGGTGGGTGAACTTTTGGAGTGGATCGGACCCGGTGGCTGCAAAAAGGGGAGTGTCCACCACCATTCCTTGGGTGCTGGACTTTCGCATCAAGACGCCGCTTATTCCAGGTCCTGCGCATTCGTCACGGAAGTACTGTGCTGATGAGGCCGTAGCCGAAGCAATTGGTTTTGGCCTCTTTGGATCTCGCAGCAAAGAGATCGTGCTTGCAGAAAAGAACCTCAAGCTACCGCTGGATGATACGGAAATCTTTGTGCTGCAAGCTCTGCGGTATGGCTATCTCATTTCCACACGTTTAAAAGGTGATGATGCTCGTCGATACGCGTATGCCCTAAGAGAAACCCAAGCTCGGATGGTCGCTGAAATTAAGGAGCGCAATGCTCGTGAGAATAAGCCGGTTCCAGCGGAAATTTCATGGCTTGATTTTGACATTGCTGATCCAGAGGCGGATGCCCCAATTCCGAAGAAGAGCCCGTACATGCCCAAAGTACAGGCCTATGAACGGCTCTTGGAGTTGGTAGGACACAATCTGCTTCAACCGTTTGAAATCGAAGTATCAGAGAAAATCAAGCGGGAGGCACTGGAGGACTTCACCTCGGAAACCTACTTGGGTAGCCCATTAGGGATGGAAATTTATCAGGCGCTTCACGAAGCCGAACAGATCGTATCGGTGGCACCAAAAACTAATTGGCGTCGCTGGGGCGCATTTGGTGTGGGTGCTGCAGCGCTCACCGTTGCTACCGGAGGACTCGCCTTGGCTGCAGCTCCTGGTGTCGTTGGTGCCGCGGCCATTACTTCAGCGCTGGCAAGCTTTGGTCCAGGTGGAATGATCGGTGGAATTGTTACGGCAGGAACCCTCGCGACGGTCGGTGGTGGAAGTTTCACCGTGGGCGCCCTCAGTTCAGTTAACTCCAGCGAAGAAGTCGAGGCCATGGTGGTACATCGACTGAGCCTTGCGCTGTTGTGGGAGGCCAATGGTGTTGACCGAGTGCAGGAAATCTGGGATGAGCTTGCCAACGCCGAACGCACGCTGAACAGGGATTATACCCGGTTAAAGAATGTCTCCGATAGTTCCTCACCCATTCTTAAAGACTGTGAGCAGCAGCTCCACACCGTGACGCGGGCACTCAAGTATCTTGGTGATCACGGCATGGGGCCAGGAGGAGACTTGCCTGAAAAAGAGACAGAAAATGCAGAAGCGGAAGAAGGAACACAAGAACCGAAGTCGGTTGTTGCTCCACTGGTCAAAATCTTGTCAAAGAAACATGAAACAGAAGGCTGA
- the mutM gene encoding bifunctional DNA-formamidopyrimidine glycosylase/DNA-(apurinic or apyrimidinic site) lyase, producing MPELPEVEVVRRGLEDHMVGRVIESATVFHPRAARNQLGGAREIEANITGRTVSAARRRGKFLWLELDDADHGLLVHLGMSGQMLVKHPESTPSPHLRAKVELDSGEEVWFVDQRTFGYWWLGELVDGVPARVSHIALDILDDTADISAIARVLKSKPTEIKRLLLNQEIVSGIGNIYADEMLWEARIHPRQRADRISLARLEELLLAGREVMTRALASGGTSFDALYVNVNGNSGYFALSLNAYGQTGEPCTRCGTPISREPFMNRSSHFCPSCQKRR from the coding sequence GTGCCTGAACTGCCTGAAGTCGAAGTCGTCCGACGCGGCCTCGAAGACCACATGGTTGGTCGAGTCATCGAGTCGGCCACGGTCTTTCATCCCCGCGCTGCCCGCAATCAGCTCGGTGGCGCGCGGGAGATTGAGGCCAACATCACAGGTCGCACGGTTAGCGCGGCCCGTCGCCGCGGCAAGTTCTTATGGCTTGAGCTTGACGACGCAGACCACGGACTTCTTGTCCACCTTGGCATGAGCGGCCAAATGTTGGTCAAACACCCTGAGTCAACACCAAGCCCGCACCTTCGTGCCAAAGTTGAGCTCGATAGCGGGGAAGAAGTCTGGTTTGTTGACCAGCGGACTTTTGGTTATTGGTGGCTTGGTGAACTGGTTGATGGCGTGCCCGCCCGGGTATCCCATATTGCGTTGGATATCCTCGACGACACTGCAGATATTTCCGCAATCGCTCGAGTCCTGAAATCCAAACCCACAGAGATTAAACGACTCCTTCTAAACCAAGAGATTGTGTCTGGCATTGGCAATATTTACGCTGATGAAATGCTGTGGGAGGCACGCATCCACCCGCGCCAACGTGCCGATCGGATTTCGCTTGCCCGTCTAGAGGAGCTTTTGCTTGCCGGCCGTGAGGTGATGACGCGCGCACTTGCCAGTGGTGGTACCTCCTTTGATGCCCTATATGTCAACGTTAATGGCAATTCGGGTTATTTCGCACTATCTCTCAACGCCTACGGTCAAACAGGTGAACCATGTACGCGTTGCGGAACGCCAATTTCTCGTGAGCCGTTTATGAACCGCTCATCGCATTTTTGCCCCTCCTGTCAAAAGCGTCGATAG
- the rnc gene encoding ribonuclease III: MSRKKNRLTGVDALNQAFDAVDHQPLLDRLGVDIQRDLLVLALTHRSFANENGMLPNNERLEFLGDAVLGLSVANKLYEQYPSSPESVVSKMRASIVSRYGLSDIAREIGLGEHILLGKGELLTDGRSKDSILADTTEALLGAIFRQHGFEIARDVVLRLFSEKIENATARGLHQDWKTTLQEELAERKRPMAEYSSTSVGPDHDLVFTAIVTIEGEEMGRGEGPNKKLAEQEAAHQAFRKLRETRA; encoded by the coding sequence GTGAGCCGAAAGAAGAACCGACTTACCGGAGTTGACGCACTCAACCAGGCTTTCGATGCCGTAGATCACCAGCCATTGCTGGATCGTCTCGGCGTAGATATTCAGCGAGACCTGCTGGTGCTGGCGCTGACCCACCGGTCATTCGCCAATGAAAACGGGATGCTGCCCAACAACGAACGCCTTGAGTTCCTTGGTGATGCCGTGCTGGGTCTTTCTGTCGCTAACAAGCTGTATGAGCAGTATCCCAGCAGCCCAGAGTCCGTGGTATCCAAGATGCGTGCGTCGATTGTCAGCCGCTATGGGCTCTCGGACATCGCTCGCGAAATTGGCCTCGGCGAGCATATCTTGCTAGGCAAAGGCGAATTGCTAACTGACGGTCGCAGCAAAGATTCCATTCTGGCTGACACCACCGAAGCGCTGTTGGGTGCGATTTTCCGCCAGCACGGCTTTGAAATCGCCCGCGACGTTGTGCTGCGCCTGTTTTCTGAGAAGATCGAAAACGCCACCGCACGAGGATTACACCAGGACTGGAAAACCACCCTCCAAGAAGAACTTGCAGAGCGCAAGCGTCCCATGGCGGAGTATTCCTCAACCTCTGTCGGACCAGACCATGACCTCGTGTTCACCGCGATCGTGACCATCGAAGGTGAAGAAATGGGTCGAGGCGAAGGCCCCAACAAGAAACTGGCCGAGCAAGAGGCAGCGCACCAGGCATTCCGCAAGCTTCGGGAAACACGTGCCTGA
- a CDS encoding YceD family protein, giving the protein MNSPFIFDVAALLRGSALPETITQSGPSPTRIGPEMIAIPKGGKVVVEATIMPLGGGLAVEADIEAQLKGQCSRCLRELTPEKTLHVSEVFAADPDFITGEEAEDGDELPMVVHDQIDLLQSVIDEAGLNLPFNPICAELGYGECEDGDVPAPDGDSETAEENKVDPRWAGLEKFL; this is encoded by the coding sequence ATGAACTCACCTTTTATTTTTGATGTCGCTGCACTCCTGCGTGGAAGTGCACTTCCGGAAACCATCACCCAATCGGGTCCGAGCCCAACTCGCATCGGTCCGGAAATGATCGCTATCCCTAAGGGCGGAAAAGTAGTCGTCGAAGCAACCATCATGCCACTCGGTGGCGGCTTGGCTGTCGAGGCCGATATTGAAGCACAGCTCAAGGGCCAGTGCTCCCGCTGCCTGCGTGAACTCACCCCGGAAAAGACCTTGCACGTCTCCGAAGTGTTTGCTGCTGACCCAGATTTCATCACTGGTGAAGAAGCTGAAGACGGCGATGAACTTCCCATGGTTGTTCACGATCAGATTGATCTTCTACAGTCCGTCATCGATGAGGCGGGCCTGAACCTTCCCTTCAACCCCATCTGCGCAGAGTTGGGATACGGCGAGTGCGAGGACGGCGACGTCCCAGCGCCCGACGGAGACTCCGAAACAGCTGAGGAAAACAAAGTTGATCCTCGTTGGGCCGGTTTGGAGAAGTTCCTGTGA
- a CDS encoding DivIVA domain-containing protein, giving the protein MYKVFEALDELVQTVQRAYGVPMTGNCVVPRQEVLALLDDLRDALPVELDDAQDVLDHRDAVIREAEEKAGVIVDDAADEARNLLTRSTQEADQMVEDATNHAQSVVAKANESADRIVGDARREAANVTERAQAEAERLVKSGNDSYRRAVAEGQAEQERLVSESEVVRRSTEEAHRIVDAAHADSNKLRNECDEYVDSKLAEFETSLSTTLRSVTADRSALRRGAGATGREPRDEQRDYDREYERDYDRDYDRSDRSDRADRSDRGYNREY; this is encoded by the coding sequence ATGTACAAGGTCTTCGAAGCACTGGATGAACTAGTTCAAACCGTTCAACGCGCCTACGGCGTCCCTATGACAGGAAACTGCGTCGTCCCACGTCAAGAAGTGCTGGCGCTCCTTGATGATCTGCGCGATGCCCTTCCTGTAGAGCTCGATGATGCACAGGATGTGCTCGATCACCGTGACGCGGTGATTCGCGAAGCTGAAGAAAAGGCTGGTGTCATCGTTGATGACGCTGCTGATGAGGCGCGGAATCTTCTCACTCGCTCGACTCAGGAAGCAGACCAAATGGTGGAAGACGCCACCAACCACGCACAGTCTGTTGTTGCAAAGGCAAATGAGTCGGCAGACCGCATCGTGGGCGATGCGCGTCGAGAAGCAGCCAACGTCACCGAGCGCGCACAGGCTGAGGCCGAGCGCCTGGTTAAATCCGGTAATGATTCCTACCGTCGCGCTGTCGCCGAAGGTCAAGCTGAGCAGGAGAGACTGGTCAGCGAATCTGAGGTGGTTCGTCGTTCTACGGAAGAAGCACACCGCATCGTCGATGCTGCGCATGCAGATTCCAACAAGCTGCGCAATGAATGCGATGAATACGTCGATTCCAAGTTGGCAGAATTTGAAACTTCTCTATCCACCACATTGCGTTCTGTCACCGCAGACCGTTCCGCGCTGCGTAGGGGAGCAGGAGCAACCGGCCGTGAGCCACGTGATGAACAACGAGATTACGACCGCGAGTACGAGCGCGACTATGACCGCGACTATGACCGCAGTGACCGCAGTGACCGCGCAGATCGTTCAGACCGCGGCTACAACCGCGAGTACTAA
- a CDS encoding ATP-binding cassette domain-containing protein: MRSMLRDIPAVGWLITALIVLRTVLMSLSVVGLGSLVDDRSTAALWIVIGLCVASGIVLAVEVVLPQRLRARQEAQWRAELAQKNFALTPDGDTGEAADDAHVITQATEATEKASTYTVLFLGPFFAVFIAPIAVIIVLGISVSWPIAGVLSLGLALIPPVMVWARRGLKSAGAGYGRASGQLAGAFLESVRTLGTTLLLGASTSRRAVLKTMAERMRVQVMILLYRNQLMILVTDGAFGLATTTVAVLTATGGYAQGTLSLGQAFAVILLARLLIDPINRMGRTFYTGMAGRASLTIVKNALSSSTRATPEDSGQTFTGDLVLRDLSISRRNTTIISGLSLTIPRGAHVAIIGPSGSGKSTLALALAGLIDVNGTITIGGHLSSPADRRASVSLVPQSPTLFSGTLTSNIDLAHTGIETSHLIDALLGSELPATMRIGETGRRVSGGQAARISMARGLAKGADIMILDEATAQLDHANSRKVRDTAQSLGCTLIEITHRPAEALEADTVVVLEDGHITGYGSSIKVAADNAFFRAALQEEK, encoded by the coding sequence ATGAGGTCCATGCTGCGCGATATTCCTGCAGTTGGCTGGTTGATCACCGCGCTGATTGTGCTCCGGACGGTGTTGATGTCGTTGTCTGTGGTGGGGTTGGGTTCACTTGTTGATGACCGCTCCACTGCGGCTCTCTGGATTGTCATTGGATTATGTGTCGCTTCAGGCATCGTGTTGGCAGTCGAAGTCGTGCTTCCTCAACGCCTGCGTGCCCGCCAGGAAGCACAATGGCGGGCAGAACTAGCGCAGAAGAACTTTGCACTAACCCCCGATGGCGATACCGGTGAGGCTGCAGATGATGCGCACGTAATCACACAAGCAACAGAAGCAACTGAAAAAGCGTCGACGTATACAGTGCTTTTTTTGGGCCCATTCTTTGCCGTGTTTATCGCCCCAATCGCGGTGATCATCGTGCTTGGCATTTCAGTTTCTTGGCCAATTGCAGGGGTGCTTTCACTAGGTCTAGCCCTTATTCCCCCGGTGATGGTGTGGGCCCGGCGCGGCTTAAAAAGTGCAGGTGCAGGCTACGGTCGGGCGTCTGGACAACTAGCCGGTGCCTTCTTGGAATCGGTACGCACACTGGGCACGACCTTGCTGCTTGGTGCTTCCACCAGCCGACGGGCTGTGTTAAAGACCATGGCCGAGCGTATGCGCGTTCAAGTGATGATATTGCTCTACCGCAACCAGCTAATGATCCTGGTGACAGACGGCGCGTTCGGCCTCGCCACCACTACTGTTGCAGTTCTGACAGCCACAGGAGGCTACGCCCAAGGAACCTTATCTTTGGGGCAAGCTTTCGCCGTCATTCTCCTGGCACGCTTGCTGATCGATCCCATCAATCGCATGGGTCGGACCTTTTATACCGGAATGGCAGGCCGAGCTTCACTCACAATCGTCAAGAATGCCCTTTCCTCCTCAACTCGAGCAACACCTGAGGACTCCGGTCAAACTTTCACAGGTGACCTGGTACTGCGCGACCTCAGCATTTCACGACGTAACACCACGATCATCAGCGGTCTCTCCCTCACTATTCCCCGTGGCGCTCATGTTGCCATCATAGGACCCAGCGGGTCAGGCAAATCTACTCTCGCCCTAGCTCTCGCTGGCCTCATCGATGTCAATGGCACCATCACCATCGGTGGACACCTCAGCTCGCCGGCCGATCGTCGCGCATCCGTCAGCTTGGTGCCACAATCCCCCACGCTGTTTTCGGGAACGCTCACCTCAAACATTGACCTCGCCCACACAGGCATTGAAACGTCACACCTAATTGATGCCCTGTTGGGTTCTGAACTGCCCGCCACCATGCGGATCGGAGAGACCGGACGTCGAGTCTCTGGTGGACAGGCCGCAAGAATTTCCATGGCTAGGGGCCTTGCCAAAGGTGCAGACATCATGATCCTCGACGAAGCCACCGCACAACTTGACCATGCCAATTCCCGAAAAGTCCGGGACACCGCCCAATCCCTTGGCTGCACGCTGATTGAAATCACCCATCGACCTGCAGAAGCCCTCGAAGCCGACACCGTCGTTGTATTAGAAGACGGCCACATCACCGGATACGGCAGCTCCATCAAAGTGGCAGCAGACAACGCGTTTTTCCGCGCAGCACTTCAGGAGGAGAAATGA